In the Balaenoptera musculus isolate JJ_BM4_2016_0621 chromosome 20, mBalMus1.pri.v3, whole genome shotgun sequence genome, CAAAGGGCAGCCCTGGTTGAGGAAGGGAGGTGGCCTACAGGATgctcacccctgccccagggtAGCAGGCTGGGGTTCCGAGGTCcacctgttttttatttttccaggtgAGGTGAGGAGGAAGAAACCAGACCTTTTGGAAACTACGGCTGACTTTTGCAGTTTTCTCTTGGGAGGGCAACAGGGCAGAAAGGAGATTCCAGAAGCCCTTAGGGTTCTTAGCTACACCAGCAGAGCCACCTTTTGAGGGACCACATCCTGGAGGCCACCCTCTCACCTGGCTATGTCAGGGTATCCATCGCTGCAAGCGATGTGCAGGGGTGTCCAGCCTGTCTCATCTCGCTGATGAATGTCCGCGCCGTATTTGACTAGCAGCTTCACGCACTCCAGGTTTCCAGAAAGCACTGCTTCGTGAAGGGCAGCCAGACCTGGACAGGACAGGAGGGGTCAAGGCTCAGGCCTTCCCCTGCCGCCCCACAGACCCTCACTGGCCCCACAGGCACTCACCTGAGGGGTGGATGGTGTCCAGGGAGACTTTCCGAGCCCGGATGAAGCGCCCCACCTGCTCCAGGTCGCCTTGGCGGATGTGGTCCAAGAACAGGACATCGTTAGGGAAGTGCACACTGCGATCAGCCAGTAGCCTCCGGCGCCGCTGCCTCGGGCTGTAGCGGGCATAGCGGGCTGTTCTGCTGGGCATCCTGGCAGCTATGGTGTGGGCCACCCCTGTGGGGACCCTACtgctttggggaggaaggtgccCAGACCAGAGTGGCTTGCAGGCTCTTCTGGCTGATGATAACCTCCAGCGCAGCCACCTCAGTGCTCTCCGTGCTCCCGCTGGCCAGGGCACCTCCTGCTTATATAGGGCCCGCAGAGCTATATAAAGCTGCGCAGTCATGCTTACACCCGAGGGGCTGAAACTGAGCCGCTCCAGCCGTGCCCTCAGGATCATGTTTAGTGGTTCATCTTTCAGCCCACCTGTCACTGTTCCTGGCCAAAGGGGTCAGATCCTTCCTGGCCACTGCTCCCTGCCCCTCAGCTGGACCTCGAAGGTGCCTGACAGAGGGCAGGAGAGGTGCTAGAAGGGCAGGGAAGGCAAACAGGTGCCAAGGTCAGGGTCTCCTACAGTCCCGGGAACTTGGGGAGAAGGGCATGATGAGTGGTGAGCACAGCTGCCTCTGCCTCCTGGGAAGGCAAGGGGGCCACCCACACCTGAGGAAGCACAGGACAGGGTCCTGCTGTGGAGAAGAAGGCGCATCCCTACTCATCTCCCTGTCACTTGTCACCTTCCATCATGGCTCGTATCACTCTCAGGGCAGTTTTCCCAAAACGTGGGCTTCAGTGGCACTGCCCTTCTGCTTGGAAACCTCCCAGGTTAGAATCTAAATGCCTCAGCTCCCACTCAACCCAACCGACCTTACTTTGGgacccccccccagccccctccacccccaggccctCATTCCCCTCCTTCCCATTCCCCTACATTCCTCCTGGTTCCAGGTTCCTGCTGCTTCCTGCCAAGAACACATGTGCTCACACTTAACATGGTATCTAGTCTGCTACCCAAGGACTGTGGCGCCATAGCTGTCACCTCCTGGGGGGTGTGTGCCCTCTGCACCTGACCTAGAGCATACTTACCTGTAGGAGTACAACCAGTGGAATTGTGAGATATCCCAGCAGGCTGGGCCAGCACTGGCTGCCTTCAGTGCGGCGGCCAAGGTCCGAGGTGGGGCTTAGGCTTCAGTGCGAGACAAGAGCCAATGGATGGACGCGCACAGGGGACACGCCCTGGGAGCAGAGCTGGGCCTGTGGGGTCCACACAGTCCCCGCAGCATCTGAAGCTGGCTGTATTGCTcttccagggctgctgtaacgaaGTACCAGACTGAGGGTCTCAAACAACAGTTCTGAAgatcaagatcaaggtgctggcagggctgttTCCTTCCCAGGGAGAATCTGCTCCAGGCCcatctcctggcttctggtggcaAGTCCTTGATGTTCACTGGCCTGTAGATGTATCACCCATCTCCACCTTCGTGTTCACATGGTGTTGTCCCTGAGTaggtgtctgtgtccaaatttccccttttaataaGGAGATCAgccattggattagggccccctCTACtgtagtatgacctcatcttaagcagttacatctgcaacaactccacttccaagtaaggtcacacgCTGGGGTATTGGGGGTTAACACTTCAAAACATGAATATTGGGGGGTGCGGTTCAGCCCCTAACGTTGGCAAGATCCTCCGGGCAGTCACTGAAGGCCTGGATGCTGACAGAACCACGGTTAGTCAGCGCTCTGTAGGGGGGGCAGGAACTTGGGCACCAGAAGTCCTTGTATCACCAGGCTGATCTTGCTCCAACAAAATCAAATCAACAAATGCATCAGCACCCTAGGTGCAAAGCCTTGGGCCAAATGCTGCAGAGGATAGGCCACTGTCCACGGTGGGCTCCCTGCCCTGACAGGGTTTCTCTGCCTGCCTTGTTGCCACTAATGTTCCATGGGAAACTCCACCTGACTCAGGCCCTGCAGGGGCCCCGAGGGAGGGGTGGTTCCCAGTGCTCCTGCATTTCGGGCACAGAGTATGGTGCTGGGTGGTCCTAACTCTTGGTCACTTGGGAGGAACTGGGTACAGTTTCTTCCGGCTTGTTTACACGAAGCCCAGAA is a window encoding:
- the PPP1R27 gene encoding protein phosphatase 1 regulatory subunit 27 gives rise to the protein MPSRTARYARYSPRQRRRRLLADRSVHFPNDVLFLDHIRQGDLEQVGRFIRARKVSLDTIHPSGLAALHEAVLSGNLECVKLLVKYGADIHQRDETGWTPLHIACSDGYPDIARYLISLGADREAANDDGDLPSDLIDPDFKDLVELFKGTKMD